From a region of the Andreesenia angusta genome:
- a CDS encoding BMC domain-containing protein, with translation MASGQALGMIETYGLTPAIEAADAMVKAAGVDLWGYKSIGSGIVTVMVRGDVGAVKAAVDAGTRIAEQFGKVNAVHVIPAPHIELEKALADKM, from the coding sequence ATGGCAAGTGGACAAGCTTTAGGAATGATAGAAACTTATGGACTTACTCCTGCGATAGAGGCTGCTGATGCAATGGTAAAGGCGGCTGGAGTGGACTTATGGGGATACAAGTCAATAGGCTCTGGAATAGTGACGGTTATGGTAAGAGGGGATGTAGGGGCTGTTAAAGCTGCTGTAGACGCTGGTACTCGTATAGCAGAGCAGTTTGGAAAAGTGAACGCAGTTCACGTTATCCCGGCGCCACATATAGAGCTAGAGAAGGCATTGGCCGACAAAATGTAA
- a CDS encoding diguanylate cyclase, with product MKSRRKLTSLALLIVIMMMGVRTAHSSSESYLNLSGTEYLYIEEVNPIKICVDPDWYPYEKIDESGNYIGIASDLIEIISVRTGIEFEVVQTEDWNQSLEYSKLGKCDALAFLNETEERSKWLKFTDTYFSDPNVIITREDHQPVTDLASLENKKVALPEGTSVEERIRSKFPNLEIVVVDSENTAIEYVENRKADMTVRSLSMAAYVIKEEGLFNLKIAGEIPGLDNNFKIGVASGDEVLVEILNKGIATITDEDLERVKNEHISVNIEKTFNYKAFLIGSGIFATIFLAVLVWIKQLKSLNNKLRSRQEELSILSKQLSESEALYKSILSASPNAIIISDREGYISMISPATIRILGYQGDESPVGRNIMELLDRDSQLKAKEDIEAIYRGESTGIVEYIGVRKDKSRFNIESSSDLIRDEEGNPKDMVSVVRDVTEKKKIEEELRKSEEKYRMLSEELQRKNEALSESSIVDQLTGIKNRRYFDQKINEEKNRADRQGTKFSIILFDLDKFKSVNDAYGHDIGDDVIVKTVEVISKIIRQTDSFARWGGEEFTVLMENTGIEGAIEEAERMRSAVENIEHPVAGKVTISIGVSEYTLGEKVETLFKRADEALYEAKRSGRNKVISNV from the coding sequence TTGAAGTCTAGAAGGAAGTTGACATCGCTTGCGCTGCTAATTGTAATCATGATGATGGGTGTTAGGACAGCCCACAGCAGCTCGGAAAGCTATCTAAATCTCTCGGGAACAGAGTATTTGTACATAGAGGAGGTAAATCCTATAAAGATATGTGTAGATCCTGACTGGTATCCCTATGAGAAGATAGACGAAAGCGGAAACTACATAGGAATAGCATCTGATCTTATAGAGATTATCTCGGTTCGAACAGGCATAGAGTTCGAAGTGGTTCAAACAGAGGACTGGAATCAGAGTTTGGAGTACTCAAAGCTAGGAAAATGTGATGCTTTAGCTTTTTTGAACGAGACGGAAGAGCGAAGCAAGTGGCTCAAGTTCACAGATACGTACTTCAGCGATCCAAACGTCATAATAACGAGAGAAGATCATCAGCCCGTAACTGACTTAGCCTCTCTTGAGAACAAGAAAGTGGCTTTGCCAGAAGGGACAAGCGTAGAGGAGAGAATAAGGTCGAAGTTTCCGAACCTCGAGATAGTAGTTGTGGACTCGGAGAATACTGCTATAGAGTATGTGGAGAACAGAAAGGCTGATATGACAGTCAGGTCTCTTTCCATGGCTGCGTATGTGATAAAAGAGGAAGGTCTTTTTAACCTGAAGATAGCAGGCGAAATCCCAGGGCTTGACAACAATTTTAAAATAGGCGTAGCTTCTGGAGACGAAGTCTTGGTTGAGATATTGAACAAGGGGATAGCCACCATCACGGATGAAGACCTAGAGAGAGTCAAGAACGAGCATATATCGGTAAATATAGAGAAGACATTCAACTACAAAGCGTTTTTAATTGGGAGCGGAATCTTTGCCACTATTTTCTTGGCGGTGCTGGTCTGGATAAAACAACTTAAATCTTTAAACAACAAGCTTAGATCAAGGCAGGAAGAGCTTTCAATACTCAGCAAGCAGCTGTCAGAGAGCGAGGCGCTCTACAAATCTATACTTAGCGCATCTCCAAACGCCATAATAATTTCAGACAGGGAGGGATACATAAGCATGATCTCGCCAGCTACTATCAGGATACTTGGATATCAAGGCGATGAAAGCCCTGTGGGCAGAAATATTATGGAGCTTTTAGACCGGGATAGCCAGCTGAAGGCCAAGGAAGACATAGAGGCGATATACAGGGGTGAAAGCACAGGCATTGTTGAGTATATAGGAGTTAGAAAAGATAAGAGCAGATTCAATATAGAGTCAAGCAGCGACCTGATAAGGGATGAAGAGGGGAACCCTAAAGACATGGTTTCTGTAGTAAGAGACGTTACAGAGAAGAAGAAGATAGAGGAAGAGCTGAGAAAGAGCGAAGAGAAGTACAGGATGCTCTCGGAGGAGCTTCAAAGAAAAAACGAAGCTCTGAGTGAAAGCTCCATTGTAGATCAACTTACTGGAATAAAAAACAGAAGGTACTTTGACCAGAAGATAAATGAAGAGAAGAACAGGGCTGACAGACAAGGCACAAAGTTCTCTATAATACTCTTTGATTTAGATAAATTCAAGAGTGTAAACGACGCTTATGGACATGACATAGGAGACGATGTCATAGTGAAGACGGTGGAGGTTATTTCCAAGATAATAAGGCAGACAGACAGCTTTGCTAGATGGGGTGGCGAGGAATTCACAGTGCTTATGGAAAACACCGGGATAGAAGGCGCCATAGAGGAAGCTGAGAGAATGAGAAGCGCTGTGGAGAACATAGAGCATCCAGTCGCAGGCAAGGTGACTATAAGTATAGGCGTGTCGGAGTACACCCTTGGAGAGAAGGTGGAGACTCTGTTCAAGAGGGCTGACGAAGCGCTATACGAAGCAAAACGCAGCGGCAGAAACAAAGTCATTTCCAATGTATAG
- a CDS encoding vWA domain-containing protein translates to MGKENKSRNSVVATEMELDIYSNIFEKSPRLTGELEEYSETLRGVRALSEDIYLMLFKYEPEIRSFKELEPKYRLNGKLVQEMDQNHEIKSLRKRCEYKYLNSIIATEIMLRESVAAVNERLEKSLTLKSKLKSLNKAVDEYDKSPSDPLELEIDRYTEEVCAELAETNFFYKVLSDSYKEFVTVFNTIKNWGLDDGKLTTASYDEKMMVAGKLRKLKKVRDISEMAGRFKASASSLQRKKTKEDGMEICGVEIGNEIHRVLPSEKILLANEKTKRGFLKKYTQKELLSYKYRNNRSKSKGPIICCIDTSSSMEGELEVWSKSIAMTLMDIAFKQKREFVAVLFSYKVGQVIEFNKNRIDPSKIYDLATAFFGSGTNFVEPLNEAIKLINTAKYKYSDIIFITDGEAPLDDEFIAEFKEIKEKKQFRMITVNVSDKIEPALDQINDIQILLRELTDEAVDGTNETIFSI, encoded by the coding sequence ATGGGCAAAGAGAACAAGTCAAGAAACAGCGTAGTAGCTACTGAAATGGAGTTAGACATATACTCCAATATATTTGAGAAGTCGCCTAGGCTCACAGGAGAGCTAGAGGAGTACAGCGAGACTCTAAGGGGTGTTCGCGCACTGTCTGAGGACATCTACCTTATGCTCTTTAAATACGAGCCTGAGATACGAAGTTTCAAGGAGCTAGAGCCAAAGTACAGGCTAAACGGAAAGCTTGTACAGGAGATGGATCAGAACCATGAGATAAAGTCGCTCAGAAAGAGATGTGAATACAAGTACCTTAACTCCATAATAGCTACAGAGATAATGCTGAGAGAGTCGGTAGCGGCGGTAAATGAGAGGCTTGAAAAGAGCCTTACGCTTAAGTCGAAACTCAAGAGCTTGAACAAGGCTGTAGATGAGTACGACAAAAGTCCGTCAGATCCGCTGGAGCTGGAGATAGACAGATATACGGAAGAAGTTTGTGCGGAGCTTGCAGAGACCAACTTCTTCTACAAGGTGCTCTCGGACAGCTACAAGGAGTTTGTAACTGTCTTCAACACCATAAAGAACTGGGGGCTGGACGACGGAAAGCTGACAACTGCTTCTTACGACGAGAAGATGATGGTTGCCGGAAAGCTCAGGAAGCTCAAGAAGGTCAGGGATATCTCGGAGATGGCTGGCAGGTTCAAAGCCTCAGCCAGCAGCCTCCAGAGGAAGAAGACAAAAGAGGATGGAATGGAGATATGTGGAGTCGAGATCGGAAACGAAATCCATAGGGTGCTGCCTTCCGAGAAGATACTGCTTGCAAATGAAAAGACCAAGAGAGGCTTTTTGAAGAAGTACACCCAGAAGGAGCTGCTCTCCTACAAGTACAGAAACAACAGGTCCAAGTCCAAGGGGCCCATAATCTGCTGTATAGACACCTCGTCTTCTATGGAAGGGGAGCTAGAGGTATGGTCCAAGTCTATAGCCATGACGCTTATGGACATAGCTTTCAAGCAGAAGAGGGAATTTGTGGCTGTGCTCTTCTCCTACAAGGTGGGTCAGGTCATAGAGTTCAACAAGAACAGGATAGACCCTTCCAAGATATACGATCTTGCCACGGCTTTCTTTGGGAGCGGGACCAACTTTGTGGAGCCGCTTAACGAAGCCATAAAACTTATAAACACTGCGAAGTACAAGTACTCGGACATAATATTCATAACAGACGGAGAGGCTCCTCTAGACGACGAGTTCATAGCCGAGTTCAAGGAGATAAAGGAGAAAAAGCAGTTCCGAATGATAACTGTGAACGTATCCGACAAGATAGAGCCTGCGCTTGACCAGATAAACGACATACAGATACTCTTAAGAGAGCTGACAGACGAAGCCGTAGACGGCACAAACGAGACTATATTTTCTATATAG
- a CDS encoding sugar ABC transporter ATP-binding protein, translating to MESVLRVEKLHKRFGEVVALHSIDFELKKGEIHGLVGANGSGKSTFMNILFGSQNIRESGGYGGKIFIDEKEVEIVDSRSSMREGIGMVHQELSLIGELSVSSNIKLNRENIVGGTERFKQFAIVDEAGNRKEASAVLSKVGVEIDTGAKAKNYSTNLKQFIEIARELDNEKLKVLILDEPTSSLNVEETNLLLDHLRQIASEGISIIFISHRLDEVTDICDRVTVLRDGVLISQYTRDEYDIKRIALDMIGKEVVQTAKTSGRRSENGILKFDRVSINSGDRNHEDISLEVREGEVLGITGLAGHGQEIFGYGIMGLYNLEGSVLFEGKRVYPGKDAFQKGIYLLPDERKELGLLIEQSVSENMVFGSHVRRKEFLKHPSLGPLSGFNQKTIDSYVDSMIESLNIKTKSRSQTVRELSGGNQQKVCIARAISVKPKLLFVGEPTRGIDIYSKEIILKMLLKLNSEENTTVVISSGEVSELKRVCDRIAIMYENRVFEIFEGDFESEAFALAMSGRRVD from the coding sequence TTGGAAAGCGTACTGAGAGTGGAGAAGCTTCACAAGCGGTTCGGAGAAGTTGTGGCGTTGCACAGCATAGACTTTGAGCTTAAAAAAGGCGAGATACACGGTCTGGTAGGAGCCAACGGGTCCGGAAAGAGCACTTTTATGAACATACTCTTCGGAAGCCAAAACATAAGAGAGAGCGGCGGATACGGCGGGAAGATATTTATAGATGAAAAAGAAGTCGAGATAGTTGACAGCAGAAGCTCCATGAGAGAGGGCATAGGCATGGTGCACCAAGAGCTCTCTTTGATTGGAGAGCTGAGCGTAAGCAGCAATATAAAGCTGAACAGGGAAAACATAGTCGGTGGAACCGAGAGATTCAAGCAATTTGCTATAGTGGATGAAGCCGGAAACAGGAAAGAAGCTTCGGCGGTGCTCTCGAAAGTAGGGGTGGAGATAGACACGGGTGCGAAGGCTAAGAACTACTCTACAAATCTAAAGCAGTTTATAGAGATAGCTAGAGAGCTGGACAACGAAAAGCTGAAGGTGCTCATCTTGGACGAGCCGACCTCTTCGCTGAACGTAGAGGAGACAAATCTGCTCTTGGATCATCTGAGACAGATAGCCTCGGAAGGCATATCCATAATTTTCATATCGCACAGGCTAGACGAAGTGACAGATATCTGTGACAGAGTGACGGTGCTTCGGGACGGAGTGCTGATAAGCCAGTACACAAGAGACGAGTACGACATAAAGCGGATAGCACTCGACATGATAGGAAAAGAAGTCGTGCAGACAGCCAAGACAAGCGGCAGAAGAAGCGAAAATGGAATCTTGAAATTCGACAGAGTCAGCATAAATTCAGGAGACAGAAATCACGAGGATATATCCCTAGAGGTGAGAGAAGGAGAAGTCCTGGGGATAACCGGGCTTGCAGGACATGGTCAGGAGATATTCGGGTATGGAATCATGGGTCTCTACAATTTAGAGGGCAGCGTACTATTTGAAGGCAAGCGGGTATATCCTGGGAAAGACGCCTTCCAAAAGGGGATATATTTGCTTCCAGACGAGAGAAAAGAGCTCGGGCTACTGATAGAACAGAGCGTTTCTGAAAACATGGTGTTTGGATCGCACGTCAGGAGAAAGGAGTTCCTAAAGCATCCATCGCTCGGACCTCTCTCCGGCTTCAACCAAAAGACAATAGACAGCTATGTGGACTCCATGATAGAGAGCTTGAACATAAAGACAAAGAGCAGAAGCCAGACAGTAAGAGAGCTGAGCGGAGGAAACCAGCAGAAGGTCTGCATAGCCAGAGCCATATCTGTAAAGCCCAAGCTGCTCTTTGTAGGGGAGCCGACAAGGGGAATAGATATCTACTCTAAGGAGATAATACTCAAGATGCTCCTAAAGCTGAACAGTGAAGAGAATACAACTGTGGTGATATCTTCGGGAGAGGTCTCGGAGCTAAAGAGAGTATGTGACAGAATAGCCATAATGTACGAGAACAGAGTCTTCGAGATATTCGAGGGCGATTTCGAAAGCGAAGCCTTTGCACTGGCCATGTCTGGAAGGAGAGTGGATTAG
- a CDS encoding AAA family ATPase, translating to MKAKLDSLRAQEAIEKLRNISEELKDIFVERDNVIDNSIKALVTGQTVLLIGPPGTAKSALTTELCRRIDDGRYFSWLLNRTSDPAEILGPFSIKEMENDKFVRVTKSKLPEAEIVFLDEIFKCNEPTLNILLPIINEKLFYNDGNPAEVPLVTLFAASNEFPEEDSLMALYDRMIYRMYVDYIGDVQNKMIMFRKFLGGSKSDRYTTISLEELGFLREALQEVEVDESILKEYIYIMNALMQEGVTISDRRQNEALKVLRVNALLNKRDKVVTEDFEALRDVLWNDLSDMEIVEEVLKERLLSPFEKEYNEVVGKYENIVSATKNIQDTRMLVEMKGSVEMLLGKVDRILKEKDIMDKTNLNKFTAIRKEIDRFLDTLTVQIGDEDDMMF from the coding sequence TTGAAGGCAAAACTAGACAGTTTAAGGGCTCAAGAGGCCATAGAGAAACTCAGGAATATATCAGAAGAGCTGAAAGATATATTTGTAGAGAGAGACAATGTGATAGACAACAGCATAAAGGCGCTTGTGACAGGACAGACGGTGCTGCTTATAGGGCCGCCTGGAACGGCCAAGAGCGCTCTTACAACAGAGCTGTGCAGGCGTATAGACGACGGAAGGTATTTCTCCTGGTTGCTCAACAGGACTTCGGACCCGGCGGAGATACTGGGGCCTTTCAGCATAAAAGAGATGGAAAACGACAAGTTCGTAAGGGTTACAAAGAGCAAGCTTCCAGAGGCGGAGATAGTATTTCTAGACGAGATATTCAAGTGCAACGAGCCTACGCTCAACATACTGCTACCTATAATAAACGAGAAGCTGTTCTACAACGACGGAAATCCGGCGGAGGTTCCGCTTGTGACTCTCTTTGCGGCTTCGAACGAGTTCCCGGAAGAGGATTCGCTGATGGCGCTATACGACAGGATGATATACAGGATGTACGTGGACTACATAGGAGACGTGCAGAACAAGATGATAATGTTCAGGAAATTCCTCGGGGGAAGCAAATCCGACAGGTATACGACTATAAGCTTAGAGGAGCTGGGCTTTCTGAGGGAGGCACTTCAGGAAGTCGAAGTAGACGAGTCGATACTGAAAGAGTATATATATATCATGAACGCCCTTATGCAAGAGGGAGTCACCATATCTGACAGAAGGCAGAACGAGGCGCTAAAGGTGCTGAGAGTAAACGCCCTCTTAAACAAGAGAGACAAAGTCGTGACAGAGGACTTCGAGGCGCTTAGAGACGTGCTCTGGAACGACCTTTCAGACATGGAGATAGTGGAGGAAGTGCTGAAAGAGAGGCTGCTTTCGCCTTTCGAGAAAGAGTACAACGAGGTCGTGGGAAAATACGAGAACATAGTGTCGGCGACCAAAAATATACAGGACACAAGAATGCTGGTTGAAATGAAGGGGTCTGTGGAGATGCTGCTCGGGAAGGTGGACAGGATTCTCAAGGAAAAAGACATAATGGACAAGACAAACCTAAACAAGTTCACAGCTATAAGAAAAGAAATAGATAGGTTCCTAGATACACTCACGGTGCAGATAGGCGATGAAGACGACATGATGTTTTAG
- a CDS encoding cation-translocating P-type ATPase, protein MRGKLLNPHTFTVEQAESETDSDRSLGLSSAEARRRLETYGKNTLEAGEDVSALKILFENVNNIIVYLLIAAASVAFAMGDTVEGFSVIVAILIAVISGFASEYKAQKSVESLQNMVKTFSKVKRDGKIVEVPSEELVVGDILFLEEGDSVAADARLAESNSLATIESALTGESEAVNKDASFKGEEYIPLGDRSNMVYTGTAVTRGNAYAIVTGTAMDTEIGNISKLLSESGDNTTPLEEQLNRLGKTLILLAGVVALIVTVLGILSGEEIYSMIKIGIILAIAAVPEALPAVSTITLAIGMRTMASHNALVKSLPAVETLGSTTVICTDKTGTLTENQMTVQKIYISGGADYDVEGSGYEPKGRILKDEDLVNLEKDAELEKLIVAGVLSSNASLVEEESQYRVLGDPTEGGIVVLGKKVDVDRERLESSGYSRVVEVPFDSKAKYMATLYRTLTGEKKLYIKGAPDVLTEMARNSPKELERLEKANDSFTEQGMRVLGIGAVENYSGEESESSVKRALAGGIDILGFIGILDPPREDVKQAIDEAQSAGIRVIMITGDHPKTASIIAGHIGMKNTEVVITGREMDEMSDEELAEKIKSTSIFARVSPENKLQIVRALNIAKEVTAMTGDGVNDAPALNGADIGISMGIRGTQVAKDASDMILTDDRFSTIVDAVREGRTIFDNIEKFVYYLFTCNIVEILAVFLTIVIGMPMPVLALQILWMNLVVDVLPAMSLSWEAGEKDIMKRSPRNPEEAIVTRKFLIKVLWNGALIALGSLAVFGYALYAGYDIETSRTMCFSAMAFGQLFHVLNARKKNPLGIGKDFLKNKRLVLAIASSLALQVLAVYLPFFNRVMDTKPLSFYSWWIVALGSILPTLIIQLSKHRENANKTVG, encoded by the coding sequence ATGAGAGGAAAGCTACTGAATCCACATACTTTTACGGTAGAGCAAGCGGAGTCGGAAACAGACTCAGATAGGTCGTTGGGACTTTCTTCAGCTGAAGCCAGGAGAAGGCTTGAAACTTATGGGAAAAACACATTAGAAGCAGGGGAGGACGTTTCGGCCCTTAAGATACTATTTGAGAATGTGAACAATATAATAGTCTATCTCTTGATAGCGGCTGCATCAGTGGCCTTCGCTATGGGAGATACGGTGGAGGGATTCTCTGTAATAGTGGCTATACTCATAGCTGTGATTTCTGGATTTGCATCTGAGTACAAGGCCCAGAAGTCGGTTGAGTCGCTTCAGAATATGGTGAAGACATTTTCGAAAGTCAAAAGAGATGGAAAGATAGTTGAAGTGCCATCAGAGGAGCTAGTGGTTGGTGACATCTTGTTTCTAGAAGAAGGCGACTCGGTTGCGGCAGATGCGAGGCTAGCGGAGTCAAACAGTTTAGCGACTATAGAGTCGGCGCTTACAGGAGAATCTGAAGCTGTAAACAAAGACGCGAGTTTTAAAGGAGAAGAGTATATACCGCTGGGAGACAGGTCCAACATGGTCTACACTGGAACGGCTGTGACCAGGGGAAATGCATATGCAATTGTCACAGGCACGGCGATGGATACTGAAATAGGGAATATAAGCAAGCTTCTGAGCGAAAGTGGAGATAACACTACGCCGCTGGAAGAGCAGTTGAACAGGCTGGGAAAGACCCTTATACTCTTAGCTGGAGTGGTTGCGCTTATAGTCACAGTGCTGGGCATTCTCTCCGGCGAGGAGATTTACTCCATGATAAAGATAGGCATAATACTGGCCATAGCAGCTGTGCCAGAAGCGTTGCCGGCAGTTTCCACTATAACTCTTGCAATTGGAATGAGAACAATGGCCTCTCACAATGCACTTGTAAAGAGTCTTCCAGCTGTAGAGACGCTGGGGTCGACAACTGTGATATGCACAGACAAGACGGGAACGCTTACAGAGAATCAGATGACAGTTCAGAAGATATACATTTCAGGTGGAGCAGATTATGATGTGGAAGGCAGCGGGTATGAGCCGAAAGGGCGGATACTCAAAGACGAGGACCTGGTGAATCTCGAAAAAGACGCTGAGCTAGAGAAACTGATAGTTGCGGGCGTACTTTCAAGCAACGCGTCTCTAGTAGAAGAAGAAAGCCAGTACAGAGTGCTGGGAGATCCTACAGAGGGCGGAATAGTTGTGCTTGGAAAGAAAGTAGATGTAGACAGGGAGCGCCTTGAGTCAAGCGGATACTCTAGGGTTGTCGAGGTTCCTTTTGACTCCAAGGCAAAGTATATGGCTACGCTTTATAGGACACTTACCGGTGAAAAGAAGCTTTATATAAAAGGCGCCCCGGATGTGCTCACGGAGATGGCCAGAAACAGTCCTAAAGAGCTTGAGAGGCTGGAAAAGGCAAACGACAGCTTTACAGAGCAAGGAATGAGAGTGCTGGGAATAGGAGCAGTAGAAAACTACAGCGGCGAGGAAAGCGAAAGCTCTGTGAAGCGAGCGCTAGCAGGCGGAATAGATATTCTGGGCTTTATAGGAATACTGGATCCTCCTAGAGAGGATGTAAAGCAGGCAATAGATGAAGCCCAGAGTGCCGGCATAAGGGTCATCATGATTACGGGAGACCACCCTAAGACGGCATCTATAATAGCTGGGCATATAGGCATGAAAAACACAGAGGTTGTTATAACTGGAAGAGAGATGGACGAGATGTCTGACGAAGAGTTGGCTGAAAAGATAAAGTCGACTTCTATATTCGCCAGAGTCTCTCCTGAAAACAAGCTTCAGATAGTCAGGGCTCTCAATATAGCAAAGGAAGTGACCGCCATGACAGGAGATGGAGTGAACGATGCCCCGGCCCTAAATGGGGCGGACATAGGCATATCCATGGGAATTAGAGGCACGCAAGTTGCCAAAGACGCTTCAGACATGATACTTACCGACGACAGGTTCTCGACCATAGTGGATGCCGTAAGAGAGGGAAGGACTATATTCGACAATATAGAGAAATTCGTGTACTACCTTTTCACCTGCAACATAGTCGAGATACTGGCTGTATTCTTGACCATAGTGATTGGGATGCCTATGCCAGTGCTGGCACTTCAGATACTCTGGATGAATCTAGTTGTGGATGTACTTCCGGCTATGAGCCTTTCCTGGGAGGCTGGAGAGAAGGACATAATGAAGCGAAGCCCAAGAAACCCAGAGGAGGCCATAGTCACAAGAAAGTTCCTGATAAAAGTCCTCTGGAACGGCGCGCTCATAGCGTTGGGATCGCTTGCTGTGTTTGGATATGCTCTTTACGCAGGGTACGACATTGAAACTTCAAGGACTATGTGCTTTTCAGCCATGGCATTTGGACAGCTCTTTCACGTATTAAACGCTCGAAAGAAGAATCCTCTGGGGATTGGGAAAGATTTTCTTAAAAACAAGCGGCTAGTGTTGGCTATTGCGAGCTCTTTGGCGCTTCAGGTACTGGCAGTGTACCTGCCTTTTTTCAACAGGGTAATGGACACAAAGCCGCTTAGCTTTTACAGCTGGTGGATAGTGGCTCTGGGATCGATTCTGCCAACCTTGATAATTCAGCTGTCAAAGCATAGGGAAAATGCAAATAAAACAGTGGGTTAA
- a CDS encoding DUF3798 domain-containing protein → MFKKSISILLAFAMMFGLVACDSSSKESGSDEKQEAYKIGIVTPTLSTSEDEFRAGDEMAKAYPDIVKHVTLPENFNAELETGISQILSLADDPEMKAIIVNSGQTGLLPAFEKLKAERPEIITMATMLDEPELMSKYVDISFSTDWVRRGVTIPTKAKEMGAKTFIHYSFPTHMAKEVVAARRDAMKKTCEEIGLEYVEITTPDPQTGDGPAAMQQFLREDIPRQIEKYGADTNIFGTNCPMYDVIIDEALKQKFIVAEQCCPTPTQAYPTVMNLEIEEADLGDYDKINEMIREKAAAADMTGRLSGWAMPSQIYVPKFEIELAKYLIENDVKIDEKILNKEFMDDFSEKSMGTRADMQQVSSGIDNYYTLILESIYY, encoded by the coding sequence ATGTTTAAAAAAAGTATTTCGATTTTACTGGCATTCGCCATGATGTTTGGGCTTGTCGCATGTGACAGCTCAAGCAAAGAGAGCGGAAGCGATGAAAAGCAAGAAGCTTATAAAATAGGTATAGTTACACCGACACTTTCTACAAGTGAGGATGAGTTCAGGGCAGGAGACGAGATGGCGAAAGCATACCCTGACATAGTAAAGCATGTAACTCTGCCAGAGAACTTCAACGCTGAACTAGAGACTGGGATATCTCAGATACTCAGCTTGGCGGACGATCCAGAGATGAAAGCTATAATAGTGAACTCTGGACAGACTGGTCTGCTTCCGGCTTTCGAAAAGCTGAAAGCTGAAAGGCCTGAGATAATAACTATGGCCACTATGCTAGATGAACCTGAGCTGATGTCTAAGTATGTGGACATAAGCTTTTCAACAGACTGGGTGAGAAGAGGAGTTACGATTCCTACTAAGGCCAAGGAAATGGGTGCCAAGACTTTTATCCACTACTCTTTCCCTACTCATATGGCAAAAGAGGTTGTGGCTGCCAGAAGAGACGCAATGAAGAAGACTTGCGAAGAGATAGGACTAGAGTACGTAGAGATAACTACACCTGACCCACAGACAGGGGATGGACCAGCGGCTATGCAGCAGTTCTTGAGAGAGGACATCCCAAGACAGATTGAGAAATATGGAGCTGACACTAATATATTCGGAACAAACTGTCCTATGTACGATGTAATAATAGACGAGGCATTAAAGCAGAAGTTTATAGTGGCTGAGCAGTGCTGCCCAACTCCAACTCAAGCATATCCTACGGTTATGAATCTGGAGATAGAGGAAGCGGACCTTGGAGACTATGACAAGATAAACGAAATGATAAGAGAGAAAGCTGCAGCTGCCGATATGACAGGAAGGCTTTCAGGATGGGCTATGCCTTCACAGATATACGTGCCTAAGTTCGAGATAGAGCTTGCAAAGTATCTCATAGAGAACGACGTGAAAATAGATGAGAAGATCTTAAACAAAGAGTTCATGGATGACTTCTCTGAGAAATCTATGGGAACTAGAGCCGACATGCAACAGGTAAGCTCTGGCATAGACAACTACTACACTCTTATACTGGAGTCAATATACTACTAA